The Pygocentrus nattereri isolate fPygNat1 chromosome 2, fPygNat1.pri, whole genome shotgun sequence genome has a window encoding:
- the LOC119262220 gene encoding E3 SUMO-protein ligase ZBED1-like codes for MRTSHSSVLLEESRPEREPSDSASASTATTSSGAIISTLTASSAATTSAPIPTSQPGSHPPASTTHSSIKQFLQKSLTPARQNAIDEELAKMEARDFQPFSIVEDVGFRSYSHALNPMYVVPSRKTLSQKIIPGLYEAARASLQERVKRASAVCLTTDCWTSRATTSFMSVTCHFIENYSMVSSLLDCFEFSDRHTSENLAEELLRVAREWGVEHKVVCCVTDNAANITRAIQLLKGTHHPCLAHTINLFVRNALRAMKPTVDKVKAIVEFFHRSTAATQKLKSTQRQMSMVELKLKQECVTRWNSTFHMIQRMLKSKDAVIATLSVINAPVVSSQPRGVGGSARGLQCPGALRPGHSGDQRREELPFEMYKSTKGKRLIVRYVTASRMLILCRGLQRVTVEHQSRVTTESVKELVNSLCSSMDKKFHRMEYNTILSETTILDPRFKKVAFNDKQAVDEALQRITTAALRYGQSSHLQGGHGGEEAAAARELEEPQASAVWRFFEERASRDTATRNPTADAILEVRSYLEEPLFQRSADPLSWWETRTLIYPHLSHVMERRLCIVATSVPSERIFSKTGQIITERRNRISPAKLRHLVFLNANL; via the exons ATGAGGACATCACACTCATCAGTATTGCTGGAGGAGTCGAGACCAGAAAGGGAACCTTCTGACAGTGCAAGTGCATCAACTGCAACTACTTCTTCAGGTGCAATTATATCAACTCTAACTGCTTCTTCAGCTGCCACAACGTCTGCCCCCATTCCTACATCCCAGCCTGGATCCCACCCTCCTGCATCTACAACCCACAGCTCAATCAAGCAATTCCTGCAGAAGTCTCTAACTCCAGCAAGACAGAATGCAATTGACGAGGAGCTTGCCAAGATGGAGGCACGTGATTTCCAGCCCTTTTCAATTGTAGAGGATGTCGGATTTAGGAGTTACAGCCATGCCCTCAATCCCATGTATGTCGTCCCCAGCCGAAAAACCCTGTCCCAAAAAATAATCCCAGGCCTATATGAGGCAGCAAGGGCATCTTTGCAAGAAAGGGTGAAGAGAGCCTCAGCTGTATGCTTGACCACTGACTGCTGGACATCCCGCGCCACCACATCTTTTATGTCTGTCACCTGCCACTTCATTGAAAACTACAGTATGGTGTCATCTCTGCTAGACTGCTTTGAGTTTAGTGACAGACACACCTCTGAAAACTTGGCTGAAGAGCTCCTCCGAGTTGCAAGAGAGTGGGGGGTGGAACACAAAGTGGTATGCTGCGTCACAGACAATGCAGCCAACATTACGAGAGCCATCCAGCTGTTGAAAGGGACACACCATCCATGCCTAGCACACACCATTAATCTATTTGTAAGAAATGCTCTGAGGGCTATGAAGCCCACTGTGGACAAAGTGAAGGCAATAGTGGAATTTTTCCACCGAAGCACAGCAGCCACCCAAAAGCTTAAATCCACCCAGCGACAGATGTCTATGGTAGAGCTTAAGCTCAAACAGGAGTGTGTCACCCGCTGGAATTCTACATTCCATATGATCCAGCGAATGCTCAAATCAAAGGATGCGGTTATCGCAACATTGTCAGTCATCAATGCACCTGTGGTTTCCTCTCAGCCAAGAGGAGTGGGAGGCTCTGCAAGAGGCCTGCAGTGTCCTGGAGCCCTTCGACCAGGTCACAGTGGAGATCAGCGCAGAGAG GAGCTTCCTTTTGAGATGTACAAGTCTACTAAGGGCAAGCGGCTTATTGTCAG GTATGTTACCGCCTCCAGAATGCTGATACTGTGTAGGGGTCTTCAGAGAGTGACAGTAGAGCATCAGAGCAGAGTAACCACAGAGAGCGTGAAGGAGTTGGTGAATTCTCTCTGTTCTAGCATGGACAAAAAATTCCACCGGATGGAGTACAACACAATTCTGTCCGAAACCACCATCCTTGACCCCCGTTTCAAAAAGGTGGCCTTTAATGACAAACAAGCAGTCGACGAAGCTCTCCAAAGAATAACTACAGCAGCATTAAGGTATGGGCAGTCATCTCACCTGCAAGGGGGTCATGGAGGAGAGGAGGCAGCAGCAGCACGTGAGCTGGAGGAGCCTCAAGCATCGGCTGTTTGGAGGTTTTTTGAGGAGCGGGCAAGCAGAGACACTGCAACCAGGAATCCTACAGCTGATGCTATTCTGGAGGTGAGGTCCTACCTTGAGGAGCCTCTTTTCCAGCGCAGTGCTGACCCACTGAGCTGGTGGGAGACAAGGACACTGATCTATCCACATCTCTCTCATGTGATGGAACGTAGACTGTGCATAGTGGCAACATCCGTCCCCTCAGAGAGGATCTTCTCTAAAACTGGACAGATCATAACTGAGAGAAGGAACAGGATCAGCCCCGCCAAGCTTAGACACCTGGTGTTTCTCAATGCCAATCTGTAA
- the LOC108415258 gene encoding E3 ubiquitin-protein ligase TRIM39-like isoform X2, translated as MASSSSLLSEDQLQCSICLDVFTDPVSTPCGHNYCRVCLKEYWDSSSRCQCPVCKAEFPTRPELSVNTFISALAAQFKKSVQVKSSRAPEKQPSKPTNVLCDLCSEEKLEAVKSCLDCGVSYCETHLTPHKTAAKLKKHKLMDPVENLEDYICQKHERPLELFCRDDQKCVCQFCTETDHKTHSTVPIEEESGERKTQLLKAQAEVQQMIQNRLKKIEEIKQSVEVNKKSSEKEKADRVEVFRALLRCIERSQTELLEVMEEKQKAAERQAEEFIKGLEQEITELKRRDTELEQLSHTEDHLHLIQVYPSLCSPPPTKNWTEVRINSHLRVEPLRRALTQLQGELSKEMEKLEEIEMKRIQQYAVDVTLDPDSAHPQLILSDDGKQVRVGDKRQNLPDKPERFDYCVCVLGKEGFSLGRFYYEVQVRGKTDWDLGVTTESSDRKGQIMACPEKGYWIVFLRNETEYEAVDSQRVPLSLKQTPQKVGVFVDYEQGLVSFFDVESRSHIYSFTGQSFTEKLYPYFSPSLDNRGKNSAPLIITPVKHQK; from the exons ATGGCTTCCTCCAGCAGTCTCCTGTCTGAAGATCAGCTTCAGTGCTCCATCTGTCTGGATGTGTTCACTGATCCAGTCTCTACTCCATGTGGACACAACTACTGCAGGGTCTGTCTCAAAGAGTACTGGGACAGCAGTTCACGCTGCCAGTGTCCAGTCTGTAAGGCAGAATTCCCAACAAGACCtgaactgtctgtgaacacGTTCATCTCTGCACTGGCTGCTCAGTTCAAGAAGTCAGTTCAGGTCAAATCCAGCAGAGCTCCAGAGAAACAACCCTCCAAACCTACAAATGTTCTGTGTGACCTCTGCAGTGAGGAGAAGCTGGAGGCTGTAAAGTCCTGTCTGGACTGTGGAGTCTCTTACTGTGAGACTCATCTGACGCCTCATAAAACTGCAGCTAAACTGAAGAAACACAAACTGATGGACCCtgtggagaacctggaggactACATCTGCCAGAAACATGAGAGACCCCTGGAGTTGTTCTGTAGAGATGACcagaagtgtgtgtgtcagttctgcactgagACAGACCACAAGACTCACAGCACTGTTCCTATAGAGGAGGAAAGTGGAGAGAGGAAG ACTCAGCTGCTGAAGGCACAGGCAGAAGTTCAGCAGATGATCCAAAACCGACTGAAGAAGATTGAGGAAATCAAACAGTCTGTAGAAGTGAATAAA AAAAgctcagagaaggagaaagcagaCCGTGTGGAGGTCTTCAGAGCTCTGCTGCGctgcattgagagaagccagacGGAGCTGCTTGAGGTGatggaggagaagcagaaagcaGCAGAGAGGCAGGCTGAAGAGTTCATTAAAGGGCTGGAGCAGGAAATCActgagctaaagaggagagacactgagctggagcagctctCCCACACTGAGGACCACCTCCACCTCATACAG GTTTACCCGTCCCTCTGCAGCCCTCCACCCACCAAGAACTGGACTGAGGTCAGGATTAACTCTCATCTGAGGGTGGAGCCTCTGAGGAGAGCTCTGACTCAGCTTCAGGGAGAACTCAGTAAGGAAATGGAGAAGCTTGAAGAGATTG AAATGAAGAGAATTCAACAATATGCAG tggaCGTGACTCTGGatcctgattcagctcatcctCAACTCATCCTGTCTGATGACGGGAAACAAGTGAGAGTTGGAGACAAACGACAGAATCTCCCTGATAAACCAGAGAGGTTTGAttattgtgtctgtgtgctgggAAAGGAGGGGTTCTCCTTAGGGAGATTTTACTATGAGGTTCAGGTCAGAGGGAAGACTGACTGGGATTTAGGAGTGACCACAGAGTCTAGTGACAGGAAAGGACAGATTATGGCCTGTCCTGAGAAAGGATACTGGATTGTGTTTCTAAGAAATGAGACTGAATATGAGGCTGTGGACTCTCAGCGTGTTCCCCTCTCCCTGAAACAGACTCCCCAGAAGGTGGGAGTGTTTGTGGATTATGAGCAGGGTCTGGTCTCCTTCTTTGATGTTGAGTCCAGGTCTCATATCTACTCTTTCACTGGTCAGTCTTTCACTGAGAAACTCTATCCATACTTTAGTCCCTCTCTCGATAATAGAGGTAAAAACTCAGCACCGCTGATCATCACACCTGTTAAACATCAGAAATGA
- the LOC108415258 gene encoding E3 ubiquitin-protein ligase TRIM39-like isoform X1, whose translation MNDVMASSSSLLSEDQLQCSICLDVFTDPVSTPCGHNYCRVCLKEYWDSSSRCQCPVCKAEFPTRPELSVNTFISALAAQFKKSVQVKSSRAPEKQPSKPTNVLCDLCSEEKLEAVKSCLDCGVSYCETHLTPHKTAAKLKKHKLMDPVENLEDYICQKHERPLELFCRDDQKCVCQFCTETDHKTHSTVPIEEESGERKTQLLKAQAEVQQMIQNRLKKIEEIKQSVEVNKKSSEKEKADRVEVFRALLRCIERSQTELLEVMEEKQKAAERQAEEFIKGLEQEITELKRRDTELEQLSHTEDHLHLIQVYPSLCSPPPTKNWTEVRINSHLRVEPLRRALTQLQGELSKEMEKLEEIEMKRIQQYAVDVTLDPDSAHPQLILSDDGKQVRVGDKRQNLPDKPERFDYCVCVLGKEGFSLGRFYYEVQVRGKTDWDLGVTTESSDRKGQIMACPEKGYWIVFLRNETEYEAVDSQRVPLSLKQTPQKVGVFVDYEQGLVSFFDVESRSHIYSFTGQSFTEKLYPYFSPSLDNRGKNSAPLIITPVKHQK comes from the exons ATGAATGATG TCATGGCTTCCTCCAGCAGTCTCCTGTCTGAAGATCAGCTTCAGTGCTCCATCTGTCTGGATGTGTTCACTGATCCAGTCTCTACTCCATGTGGACACAACTACTGCAGGGTCTGTCTCAAAGAGTACTGGGACAGCAGTTCACGCTGCCAGTGTCCAGTCTGTAAGGCAGAATTCCCAACAAGACCtgaactgtctgtgaacacGTTCATCTCTGCACTGGCTGCTCAGTTCAAGAAGTCAGTTCAGGTCAAATCCAGCAGAGCTCCAGAGAAACAACCCTCCAAACCTACAAATGTTCTGTGTGACCTCTGCAGTGAGGAGAAGCTGGAGGCTGTAAAGTCCTGTCTGGACTGTGGAGTCTCTTACTGTGAGACTCATCTGACGCCTCATAAAACTGCAGCTAAACTGAAGAAACACAAACTGATGGACCCtgtggagaacctggaggactACATCTGCCAGAAACATGAGAGACCCCTGGAGTTGTTCTGTAGAGATGACcagaagtgtgtgtgtcagttctgcactgagACAGACCACAAGACTCACAGCACTGTTCCTATAGAGGAGGAAAGTGGAGAGAGGAAG ACTCAGCTGCTGAAGGCACAGGCAGAAGTTCAGCAGATGATCCAAAACCGACTGAAGAAGATTGAGGAAATCAAACAGTCTGTAGAAGTGAATAAA AAAAgctcagagaaggagaaagcagaCCGTGTGGAGGTCTTCAGAGCTCTGCTGCGctgcattgagagaagccagacGGAGCTGCTTGAGGTGatggaggagaagcagaaagcaGCAGAGAGGCAGGCTGAAGAGTTCATTAAAGGGCTGGAGCAGGAAATCActgagctaaagaggagagacactgagctggagcagctctCCCACACTGAGGACCACCTCCACCTCATACAG GTTTACCCGTCCCTCTGCAGCCCTCCACCCACCAAGAACTGGACTGAGGTCAGGATTAACTCTCATCTGAGGGTGGAGCCTCTGAGGAGAGCTCTGACTCAGCTTCAGGGAGAACTCAGTAAGGAAATGGAGAAGCTTGAAGAGATTG AAATGAAGAGAATTCAACAATATGCAG tggaCGTGACTCTGGatcctgattcagctcatcctCAACTCATCCTGTCTGATGACGGGAAACAAGTGAGAGTTGGAGACAAACGACAGAATCTCCCTGATAAACCAGAGAGGTTTGAttattgtgtctgtgtgctgggAAAGGAGGGGTTCTCCTTAGGGAGATTTTACTATGAGGTTCAGGTCAGAGGGAAGACTGACTGGGATTTAGGAGTGACCACAGAGTCTAGTGACAGGAAAGGACAGATTATGGCCTGTCCTGAGAAAGGATACTGGATTGTGTTTCTAAGAAATGAGACTGAATATGAGGCTGTGGACTCTCAGCGTGTTCCCCTCTCCCTGAAACAGACTCCCCAGAAGGTGGGAGTGTTTGTGGATTATGAGCAGGGTCTGGTCTCCTTCTTTGATGTTGAGTCCAGGTCTCATATCTACTCTTTCACTGGTCAGTCTTTCACTGAGAAACTCTATCCATACTTTAGTCCCTCTCTCGATAATAGAGGTAAAAACTCAGCACCGCTGATCATCACACCTGTTAAACATCAGAAATGA
- the LOC108415728 gene encoding E3 ubiquitin-protein ligase TRIM39-like, with amino-acid sequence MASSSSLLSEDQLQCSICLDVFTDPVSTPCGHNFCRVCLKECWDSSSRCQCPVCKTEFPTRPELSVNTFISGLAAQFKKSVQVKSSKAPEEPAKSQVLCDYCEKRSAALKSCLTCMASYCKTHLDPHQRVTVLRKHKLMDPVENLENYICQKHKRPLELFCRHDQTCVCQFCTETDHKTHSTVPIEEESGEQKTQLGKTQAEVQQMIQDRLKKIEDIKQSVELNKKSTEKEKADSVEVFRALLRCIERSQAELLEVMEEKQKAAEKQAEEFIKELEQEITELKRRDTELEQLSHTEDHLHLLQVYPSLCSPPPTKNWTEVRINSHLRVEPLRRALTQLQEELSKEMEKIPEIKMKRIQQYAVDVTLDPDSAHPQLILSDDGKQVRDGDKRQNLPDKPERFDYCVNVLGQEGFSSGRFYYEVQVSGKTEWDLGVTTESSSRKGQIIACPEDGYWTVCLRNETEYEALDFPTVPLSLKQTPQKVGVFVDYEEGLVSFYDVESRSHIYSFTGQSFTEKLYPYFSPSLNEGGKNSAPLIITPVKLQKSGELL; translated from the exons ATGGCTTCCTCCAGCAGTCTCCTGTCTGAAGATCAGCTCCAGTGCTCCATCTGTCTGGATGTGTTCACTGATCCAGTCTCTACTCCATGTGGACACAACTTCTGCAGGGTCTGTCTCAAAGAGTGCTGGGACAGCAGTTCACGCTGCCAGTGTCCAGTCTGTAAGACAGAATTTCCAACAAGACCtgaactgtctgtgaacacCTTCATCTCTGGACTGGCAGCTCAGTTCAAGAAGTCAGTTCAGGTCAAATCCAGCAAAGCTCCAGAGGAACCTGCCAAATCTCAGGTGCTCTGTGACTACTGTGAAAAGAGAAGTGCAGCTCTGAAGTCCTGCCTGACCTGTATGGCCTCTTACTGCAAGACTCATCTGGATCCTCATCAGAGAGTCACTGTATTGAGGAAGCACAAGCTGATGGACCCTGTGGAGAACCTGGAAAACTATATCTGCCAGAAACATAAGAGACCCCTGGAGCTGTTCTGTAGACACGACCAGACGTGTGtgtgtcagttctgcactgagACAGACCACAAGACTCACAGCACTGTTCCTATagaggaggagagtggagaGCAGAAG ACTCAGCTGGGAAAGACCCAGGCTGAAGTTCAGCAGATGATCCAGGACCGACTGAAGAAGATTGAGGACATCAAACAGTCTGTAGAGCTCAATAAA AAAAgcacagagaaggagaaagcagaCAGTGTGGAGGTCTTCAGAGCTCTGCTGCGctgcattgagagaagccaaGCAGAGCTGCTTGAGGTGatggaggagaagcagaaagcaGCAGAGAAGCAGGCTGAAGAGTTCATTAAAGAGCTGGAGCAGGAAATCActgagctaaagaggagagacactgagctggagcagctctCCCACACTGAggaccacctccacctcctacAG GTTTACCCGTCCCTCTGCAGCCCTCCACCCACCAAGAACTGGACTGAGGTCAGGATTAACTCTCATCTGAGGGTGGAGCCTCTGAGGAGAGCTCTGACTCAGCTTCAGGAAGAGCTCAGTAAGGAGATGGAGAAGATTCCTGAGATCA AAATGAAGAGAATTCAACAATATGCAG tggaCGTGACTCTGGatcctgattcagctcatcctCAACTCATCCTGTCTGATGACGGGAAAcaagtgagagatggagacaaACGACAGAATCTCCCTGATAAACCAGAGAGGTTTGATTATTGTGTCAATGTGCTGGGACAGGAGGGGTTCTCCTCAGGGAGATTTTACTATGAGGTTCAGGTCAGTGGGAAGACTGAGTGGGATTTAGGagtgaccacagagtccagtaGCAGGAAGGGACAGATTATTGCCTGTCCTGAGGATGGATACTGGACTGTGTGTCTAAGAAATGAGACTGAATATGAGGCTCTGGATTTTCCTACTGTCCCCCTCTCCCTGAAACAGACTCCTCAGAAGGTGGGGGTGTTTGTGGATTATGAGGAGGGTCTGGTCTCCTTCTATGATGTTGAGTCCAGGTCTCATATTTACTCTTTCACTGGTCAGTCTTTCACTGAGAAACTCTATCCATACTTTAGTCCCTCCCTCAATGAAGGAGGTAAAAACTCAGCACCGCTGATCATCACACCTGTTAAACTTCAGAAATCAGGTGAACttctttaa